Proteins from a genomic interval of Lathamus discolor isolate bLatDis1 chromosome 19, bLatDis1.hap1, whole genome shotgun sequence:
- the TNNT2 gene encoding troponin T, cardiac muscle, protein MPNLVPPKIPDGERLDFDDIHRKRMEKDLNELQALIEAHFESRKKEEEELMSLKDRIEKRRAERAEQQRIRSEREKERQARMAEERARKEEEEARKKAEEEARKKKAFSNMLHFGGYMQKSEKKGGKKQTEREKKKKILSERRKPLNIDHLNEDRLRDKAKELWQSIRDLEAEKFDLQEKFKRQKYEINVLRNRVSDHQKVSKAARGKTMVGGRWK, encoded by the exons ATGCCAAACCTGGTGCCTCCCAAAATCCCAGATGGCGAGAGACTGGATTTTGAT GACATCCACCGCAAGCGCATGGAGAAGGACCTGAACGAACTGCAGGCTCTCATTGAAGCGCACTTTGAGagcaggaagaaggaggaagaggagctcATGTCCCTCAAGGACAGGATT GAAAAGCGGCGAGCGGAGAGGGCTGAGCAGCAGCGAATCCGCAGCGAGAGGGAGAAGGAGCGACAAGCCCGCATGGCT GAAGAAAGAGCTCgcaaagaggaagaggaggcgcGGAAGAAGGCTGAGGAGGAAGCGCGGAAGAAGAAGGCTTTCTCCAACATGCTGCATTTTGGAGGCTACATGCAGAAG tcagagaaaaagggggggaagaAGCAAACGGAGcgggaaaagaagaagaagatcCTCAGCGAGCGGCGGAAGCCCCTGAACATCGACCACCTcaatgaggacaggctgag GGACAAGGCCAAGGAGCTGTGGCAAAGCATCCGTGACCTGGAGGCGGAGAAGTTTGACCTGCAGGAGAAGTTCAAGCGGCAGAAATACGAG ATCAACGTCCTCCGAAACCGTGTCAGTGACCACCAGAAAGT gtCAAAGGCTGCCCGTGGGAAGACCATGGTAGGTGGCCGGTGGAAATAG